In Ensifer adhaerens, a genomic segment contains:
- a CDS encoding mannosylfructose-phosphate synthase, with translation MAAKHVGSLLMISLHGYVAGSPELGKPDTGGQVVFVLELAKRFSRLGYRVDVMTRRFEDQPAEDVINDNLKIIRIPFGGRDFIRKEDMHDWFGDFVTNALAYIRKRKLEYDVINSHYWDAGVSGQKIAEELQIPHIHTPHSLGWWKQHDMAGADPDEIDGYRFEERIRREFVLYRSCDHVIATSEQQVDLIAEQYELPRDHITMIPPGIDEGRFTPATPEMVRRARERLNVTEKDIYIVGRAAENKGYDLAIHAMAHLRQLQPEARLVLAAGANSESDVALLDQYKAIAAEIGVEDCVDWRGYVEDKDLADCYRAPGVFALPSRYEPFGMTAVEAMACGTPTVMTIHGGLYEQIEFGRHALVADPKRPEEFAAVLNMPLQYPWLRETLSVEGARFARRAFGWTGIARRTINLFEHFRGRYDAYKSDDLSFPAA, from the coding sequence ATGGCCGCAAAACATGTCGGTTCGCTTCTGATGATCTCGCTGCACGGATATGTCGCCGGATCGCCGGAACTGGGGAAACCGGACACGGGAGGTCAGGTCGTTTTCGTTCTCGAACTCGCCAAACGTTTTTCCCGCCTCGGTTATCGTGTGGACGTTATGACACGGCGATTTGAGGATCAGCCCGCCGAAGACGTCATAAACGACAATTTGAAAATCATTCGCATCCCGTTCGGCGGGCGGGATTTCATCCGTAAGGAAGACATGCATGACTGGTTCGGCGATTTCGTCACCAACGCGCTTGCCTATATCCGCAAACGCAAACTCGAATATGACGTGATCAATTCGCACTATTGGGACGCTGGCGTCAGCGGTCAGAAAATTGCCGAGGAGCTCCAGATTCCGCATATCCATACCCCGCATTCATTGGGATGGTGGAAGCAGCATGACATGGCCGGGGCGGATCCCGACGAGATTGACGGCTATCGGTTCGAAGAGCGAATCCGCCGAGAATTCGTGCTTTATCGCAGTTGTGACCATGTCATCGCGACGAGCGAACAACAGGTGGATCTGATCGCAGAGCAATATGAATTGCCGCGAGATCACATCACCATGATACCGCCCGGGATCGACGAAGGTCGGTTTACGCCGGCCACACCGGAGATGGTGCGCCGTGCGCGTGAACGCCTGAACGTGACGGAAAAGGATATCTACATCGTCGGACGCGCCGCCGAGAACAAGGGATATGACCTCGCCATTCATGCCATGGCTCACCTCCGACAACTTCAGCCTGAGGCCCGGTTGGTTCTCGCAGCTGGCGCGAACTCGGAAAGCGACGTCGCTCTTCTGGATCAATACAAGGCGATCGCCGCAGAAATCGGTGTGGAGGACTGCGTCGACTGGCGAGGCTATGTCGAGGATAAGGATCTGGCGGATTGCTATCGCGCCCCCGGCGTCTTTGCGCTTCCGTCACGTTACGAGCCGTTCGGTATGACCGCCGTGGAGGCCATGGCCTGCGGCACGCCCACAGTCATGACCATTCATGGCGGGCTCTACGAGCAGATCGAGTTCGGCCGCCACGCGCTTGTGGCGGATCCGAAGCGACCTGAGGAATTTGCCGCCGTGCTGAACATGCCGCTTCAATACCCCTGGCTGCGTGAAACGCTCTCGGTCGAAGGAGCCCGTTTT